In Aedes albopictus strain Foshan chromosome 3, AalbF5, whole genome shotgun sequence, the genomic window gtgaattgaactgaaaaccaacaacaaacaatgatcatcggcgtcgtatccaaggctatcgaAGGCATCACTAGGGTCGATCGATGATACCTcaatgaaaatcagtagtctgacagctgcggtagcttttcgttctaccgtaaaacggaaagttttctctaaattagcaatacatCGAGTCTGCTTCTAGCCCAATGCCTTTTCGGCGCCTCTCTGATGCTGGCACCCGAGGCGGggaccaacctggccaaccgcacgctacggctctgcactTGTCGTCTAATctagtagggtaaaagctcccttagtggaggtagtaccaatagtggtggtagtgccaatttagcactatttcgaacaaaaagcttgcaaatgacatttttaatagatgcatcataactaatttataacattaattcagttttgtgttcagaatTTGTCGAAaaccctattttaaacaattattttccttaaattttttcctcctttgcacctatagtggtggtagtgttcctatagtggtgggtcccataagaattgaaTGGGATgcgcgccactataggaaccaatgttaaattttacctccataataggaaccgtgtacctatagttggtgcaagtgatttattagcaaaaattgaaataaacaatggtttttacatttttcctagcaaatttaagtgaaaaactaccgattaacgttttcagactttttattttgtggtattatcaattttattcaattatttttctacaaggagctactaatagcaccactattggtacatttaccctaggtACATTTGATTTCGATATTTTATCTCAAAATCTTGCTGCACGTTGCAAAGGTAAATTTAAAGAATAGATTTATAGAGAAGTATTCAAGCTAACTCTTGATGGTTTGCTGATAATACGTTGTGAACTATCCCCATTGTAGTGAATCATAGATGCTGTTTACGTTGATAGAATCCTGAGAAACGCGAGTTGATTTTATTTGTAGCACACTAGCGCACATATTTAGACAATtggtcaattcgtcgaactgagttgattggtatatgaaacaaGGTCCTTAGCGTATTCGATCAAGAGTCCGTTTTCCAAGCAGTGTTTATACCcttatgattttccaaatcaatttgatGCTAAGAGCGAAATCTACCCgagttattttttttcatttaaattttgattgaaaagtacaaaaaaaaaggattttttggatATTCATCCCACAAatcccaaaacaaaacaaaaaaatcaaaaattattaTGTACCCTTCGGCAGAATATTTAGTTCTTTAGTTATTGGCAAATGAAAAGGAAGACCCTTAGTTTTCCTTTGGTGGGTGACTTTGCGAAGCTAACATGCTAGATGtgtatttaatgttttttttgccACAGACACCGTGAGAGATGTAATAAGGTTGTAGTGGGTAATTAAGACAGCCAGATACAGATCCACAAAACATAGGAGTTAGCTTGGGAGTTAGCaaagaaataacaaaaaaaaacttgtacagtataaatgattttttaggggtttatTAAAATTTAAACAATCAACAAAACAATTCAGTACATATTGGCATCATTGAATTAGCTCGACAGCTCCTTTATCACCTGTCCAGCGATGACCAGCCGTTGTATCTCAGACGTGCCCTCGTAGATCTCCGTAATCCTTGCATCGCGGTAATACCGCTCGGCGGGCATATCCGATACGTACCCCATTCCTCCCAGAACCTGAATACACTGGTGAGCACAGAAGGTAGCCGTCTCCGATGCGGCCAGCTTAGCCTGCGCAGCTTCCTTCGTGAAAGGCTTCTTGTTGTCTTTGAGCCAAGCCGCTCGCCACGTTAGCAGCCGTGCAGATTCCACTCTCAGCGACATATCGGCGATCTTCATCTGAATGGCTTGTAGCTTGGAAATGGGCTTACCGAACGCTACCCGTTTGTTTGCGTAGTCTACTGCGCACTCCAAGGATGCTTGAGCAATGCCTAAGGCTTGTCCGGCTATTCCAATGCGACCGGTGTCCAAACCCTGCATGGCAATCTTGAATCCGTATCCCGGTTGTCCCAGGAGGTTGTCTTTAGGGATTTCGCAGTCTTCGAAGATCAGCTGACACGTCGAGGAACCTCGAAGTCCCATTTTGTCCTCCTTTTTACCTCGGCTGATCCCTTTGGAGTCCATCGGTACTATGAATGTCGAAATGCCTTTGTGCTTCAAGCTCTTATCGGTCGTGGCGAAGACTATGGCGTTTCCTGCTTCATACCCTCCGGATATCCAGCACTTCGTTCCATTTAGaacccatcgatcacctttcAACGTGGCGGTGGTCGAGGCAGCTCCCGCATCCGATCCGTTCCCCGGTTCAGACAGGGCAAAGCACCCAATTTTCCGTCCATCCGTATAGCCTGGAATGAACCTCTGTTTCTGCTCTTCCGTACCGTACTTCTCCAACAGTCCCAGGTAGAGCGAGTTGTGAATGGACATGGCCCCGCCGATAACTGGGGAACCTCGCGAGATCTCCTCCATTGCGATGGCGTACGCCTGATAGTCCAAGCCGGTTCCTCCGTACTTTTCGTCGAGGACAATGGACATCAGTCCCAAGTCTCCAGCCATTGCAACTTGTTCTGCGGGGTAGAATTGCTCCCGATCGACTTTGGCAGCGATTGGTATGAGCTCAGCGTCCGCAAAGTCCCGACAGGTTTTCTGGAGCATCTGGTGAGTTTCCGGAAGGGCTGCCAAACATGCGATGGACCGGTTGCTGATGGTGGTCCATGGTTTCGAACCTAGAAATGGAGGAAATCTGGTTAATATCTCGCTATGTATAAAAGGGGGATCGTATACGCTATTAAACTATGGTTTAATTGAAGTTTTTCAAAGTTCTATGTCTATGTTAGTTATTAATAATAACTATATGTAGATTCTTCATCATCAAGGAGAAtagaaacaaaaatataaaaaagagaGTAGAAAATAATAGATCGAAGATGGAAAATATATTATAGATAGATAATAGGAGATAAAATATGTAAGAATAAACATAAATGAAACAGAAAATGGAAACTGAAGAAAAAGTTTAGAAGACAGATAATACAAAAATAAGATAGAAAACGAAGAATAGAAGATAAACTATAGTACAGAAAAAATATAGAGATTTGATGATGAAATAGTAGATATAAGTTCGAAGATATTAGATAGAAGGTCAAAGATAGTGAATAAACTTTACCATCTTTTTCAGGACTTTGGATATTTTAATCCAGTTGATTTTGAACGTGGCGATACTATTGAATATGTCTTCTAAAATCTGGATATAGAATGATCCTCGTCGAAACGCAATGACCACTTTTAGACGTGTACAATCCTTATCCAAGATATTACGTTATCGACATGGTTATTGATCACTTACCAAGTCGGAAAATTAGCCTGCTGCACTGCATGTTTATTGGTAAAACAATAAGTTTTAGCACCGCTATCAGAAACGCAATACGCCTtatcaagttttgaaaaatgaCATATGGGACAATTCAGTATCTCGGACTCGGACAAACTGAGCTGTGCGTCGCCCCGGTCAGTTGAACTGTGTGACTTTGCATGTGAATGAACCTGGTTTGGTGAGCCGCGAAGCTACAAAAGACGTTTGCAAACTTATTTACCAACATTGAATGGCGATTTTTGTTTCTTTATGCGTGTGTACTTCTATACTACGCGTATAGAAGGCAGACGCA contains:
- the LOC115257036 gene encoding short-chain specific acyl-CoA dehydrogenase, mitochondrial-like, giving the protein MQCSRLIFRLGSKPWTTISNRSIACLAALPETHQMLQKTCRDFADAELIPIAAKVDREQFYPAEQVAMAGDLGLMSIVLDEKYGGTGLDYQAYAIAMEEISRGSPVIGGAMSIHNSLYLGLLEKYGTEEQKQRFIPGYTDGRKIGCFALSEPGNGSDAGAASTTATLKGDRWVLNGTKCWISGGYEAGNAIVFATTDKSLKHKGISTFIVPMDSKGISRGKKEDKMGLRGSSTCQLIFEDCEIPKDNLLGQPGYGFKIAMQGLDTGRIGIAGQALGIAQASLECAVDYANKRVAFGKPISKLQAIQMKIADMSLRVESARLLTWRAAWLKDNKKPFTKEAAQAKLAASETATFCAHQCIQVLGGMGYVSDMPAERYYRDARITEIYEGTSEIQRLVIAGQVIKELSS